One Chaetodon trifascialis isolate fChaTrf1 chromosome 21, fChaTrf1.hap1, whole genome shotgun sequence genomic window carries:
- the LOC139349771 gene encoding LOW QUALITY PROTEIN: stonustoxin subunit beta-like (The sequence of the model RefSeq protein was modified relative to this genomic sequence to represent the inferred CDS: inserted 1 base in 1 codon; deleted 2 bases in 1 codon) — protein sequence MSSDILVVPALGRPFTLGTLYDARQDKLVSSFTLWDDEVLEQSTFDFPQPSSAFEIIACDSIEGKSSLLDVEASLKASFLGGLIEVGGSARYLNDTKKFKNQSRVTLQYKVTTNFKQLMTALGSKHIQYSELFKNIQATHVVIGILYGANAFFVFDSQKLESSNIQEIQGNMEAAIRKIPTSDISGKGAVQLTDAENAVINSFSCRFHGDIFLTSNPTTFQEAVKTYQQLPRIMGKENAVPMLYWLVPLTNFYSEANKLAADSGTLMLRKVCGTIEAIKQLDMRCNDALEDDVVKLFPEIKKKLYNFQNLCSDYMLHLQQTIAKTLLSFRSGEVDESAFLKVYDENLRSPFNMDNLNEWLECEEREINVIRSCLDIIKGAKCKIVSSKSQMITELFNSKVKHTVCFLFTSLVDDDPFLKVLTDFFCSPERTVNPTKFRPPVKDYWYASNNVVDTMREKAQHYSNLAKEMDNRFVLFLVAAMENSKQEGAAIHYYREGILITEEFTAPNIPPVEKIQDRRDLLWYDCCPTLDPDTAHAILTLSEGNKCAENGSXYPDNPERFNSYQQVMCKEGLSGRHYWEMEWSGYVRMGITYRGIKRKTWVSNVSLGHNNKSWILDFYPPGGYTLFHNYKKTPVHVSSHGFKRLGVYLDWPAGTLSFYMVTSNKVTHLHTSRTKFNEPVYPASMIGFPGASQNGQIRFL from the exons ATGTCTTCAGATATCTTGGTGGTACCTGCCTTGGGTCGACCATTCACCCTGGGGACGCTGTATGATGCTCGGCAAGACAAACTGGTCTCAA GCTTCACATTGTGGGATGATGAGGTTCTAGAGCAGAGCACGTTTGACTTCCCTCAGCCCAGCAGTGCTTTTGAAATCATTGCATGCGATTCGATCGAGGGAAAGTCTTCTCTGCTGGATGTTGAAGCTTCTCTGAAAGCCAGTTTCCTTGGTGGCCTGATCGAAGTCGGAGGCTCTGCCAGATATCTGAATGACACGAAGAAATTCAAGAATCAGAGTCGAGTGACGCTGCAGTACAAAGTGACCACTAACTTCAAACAGCTGATGACTGCTCTTGGAAGCAAGCACATACAATACTCCGAATTATTTAAGAACATCCAGGCCACTCATGTAGTGATAGGGATCCTTTATGGGGCCAatgctttctttgtctttgacaGTCAGAAATTAGAGTCTAGCAATATTCAGGAGATCCAAGGCAACATGGAGGCTGCGATAAGGAAGATTCCCACATCTGACATTTCAGGGAAAGGTGCCGTCCAGCTGACCGATGCTGAAAATGCCGTAATCAACAGCTTCTCCTGTAGATTCCACGGTGACATTTTTCTTACAAGCAACCCGACAACTTTTCAGGAAGCAGTGAAAACTTACCAGCAACTTCCACGAATCATGGGAAAAGAAAATGCTGTCCCAATGCTGTAC TGGCTTGTACCGCTGACAAATTTTTATTCTGAGGCAAATAAACTGGCTGCTGACAGCGGCACTCTAATGCTTAGAAAGGTTTGCGGCACGATAGAGGCGATAAAGCAACTGGACATGAGATGCAACGATGCTCTTGAAGACGACGTAGTGAAGCTGTTTCCAGAGATTAAAAAGAAGCTGTACAATTTCCAAAACTTGTGCAGTGATTACATGCTACACCTCCAGCAGACCATTGCAAAGACGCTTCTGTCCTTCCGGAGTGGAGAGGTAGATGAGAGCGCGTTCCTGAAAGTTTATGACGAAAATCTCAGATCCCCGTTTAACATGGACAACCTTAACGAGTGGCTGGagtgtgaagagagagagatcaatGTTATTAGGTCCTGCCTGGACATCATAAAGGGGGCAAAGTGCAAGATTGTTTCAAGTAAGAGTCAGATGATCACCGAGCTGTTCAATTCAAAAGTAAAGCATACCGTGTGCTTTTTATTCACCAGTCTGGTAGACGACGACCCCTTCCTGAAGGTGTTAACTGACTTCTTTTGTTCACCTGAAAGAACCGTAAACCCCACGAAGTTCAGACCGCCAGTGAAAGACTACTGGTATGCTTCAAACAACGTAGTAGACACGATGAGAGAAAAAGCCCAGCATTACAGCAACCTCGCCAAGGAAATGGACAACCGCTTCGTCCTTTTCCTTGTAGCAGCCATGGAAAATTCAAAGCAAGAAGGTGCAGCAATCCACTACTACAGGGAGGGCATCCTGATCACTGAAGAGTTTACTGCTCCAAACATTCCTCCTGTGGAGAAAATACAAGACAGAAGAGATCTGCTCTGGT ATGACTGTTGTCCCACCCTGGATCCAGACACGGCACACGCGATCCTGACTCTTTCTGAGGGCAACAAATGCGCTGAAAATGGCA CATACCCAGATAACCCAGAGAGGTTCAACTCGTATCAGCAGGTGATGTGCAAAGAGGGACTGAGCGGGCGCCATTACTGGGAGATGGAGTGGTCTGGTTATGTTCGTATGGGCATCACATATAGAGGAATCAAGAGGAAAACATGGGTATCAAACGTCTCACTTGGACATAATAATAAGTCCTGGATTTTGGACTTTTATCCTCCAGGTGGATACACTCTCTTTCACAATTATAAAAAGACACCTGTCCATGTGTCCTCTCATGGCTTTAAACGACTTGGAGTGTACCTGGACTGGCCTGCTGgcactctgtccttctacaTGGTCACTTCTAACAAAGTGACTCACCTCCACACCTCCCGCACCAAATTCAATGAGCCCGTTTATCCGGCGTCCATGATTGGATTTCCGGGCGCATCCCAGAACGGTCAGATCAGATTCCTTTAA
- the LOC139349871 gene encoding LOW QUALITY PROTEIN: neoverrucotoxin subunit alpha-like (The sequence of the model RefSeq protein was modified relative to this genomic sequence to represent the inferred CDS: inserted 2 bases in 1 codon) — MSSDTLVMAGLGRPFSLGMLYDARGEKLIPGFSLFSDDILQQYASTNPQRSSEFQIRQSQFITASDSIEAKSSVMDIEASVGVSLLGGLIEVAGSAKYLNDTKKYQNQSRVALKYKATTTYKQFTAPPGTVMVEHAALTEQDLATHVVTGILYGASAFFVFDSEKLEDENLQEIEGRMEAMIKKIPLISVEGSCSVELTDEEKSLATNLSCKFHGDFILDSLPTTFEDAVRTYQKLPQLLGEDGVDAIPVKVWLVPLTKFSSEIDKLVREISISRVRNIQDNLEELYELRRRCNEATDDKIVRQFPLLHDRISIFQEMFQDYILTLQQTVSKKLPLIRGGTEDERSLEEIFASRARSPFSNDNVSAWLDVIXRQISVLKACVGVMEGTQIKFVSNLTELDREVFSAHVKHALCFVFTSLGCNDLYLKMWSDFLDSSNPEITRDVAPSSEDLWCFSTRAIIRMKQQAQAFSEIGNALKNSRYVSFLVGAFINEKYQGSSIYYYQEGRLVTEDFTFPPMPSVEDIKDRRDLLWYACDLTFEPNSANYNLTLSNDNRNVESGKQHGYRNHPERFDCLQQVFCRERLTGRHYWEVEWIGYVRAGVSYVATGRKGTSQDCIIGQNWSSWALDHDPGKGYSAKHDDTNVSVTVSSPGFKRLGVYLDWLAGTLSYYMVSSNEAHHIYTFHCKFTEPVYAVFRLGADSDHGQVRLL; from the exons ATGTCTTCAGATACGTTGGTAATGGCTGGTCTGGGTCGACCTTTCAGCCTTGGGATGCTGTACGACGCTCGTGGAGAGAAACTGATCCCAG GTTTCTCATTGTTCAGTGATGATATTCTACAACAGTATGCATCAACCAACCCTCAACGCAGCAGTGAATTCCAGATACGGCAATCACAATTCATAACTGCCTCTGACTCCATTGAAGCCAAGTCCTCTGTGATGGATATTGAAGCTTCTGTGGGAGTCAGTTTACTGGGTGGACTGATTGAAGTTGCAGGATCTGCCAAATACCTGAATGATACAAAGAAATACCAGAATCAGAGCAGAGTTGCACTCAAGTACAAAGCTACCACCACTTACAAACAATTCACGGCTCCTCCTGGAACTGTGATGGTGGAACACGCAGCCCTCACCGAACAGGACCTGGCAACACACGTAGTCACGGGCATCCTTTACGGGGCAagtgctttctttgtgtttgacagtgaaaaGTTAGAGGATGAAAACCTCCAGGAGATCGAGGGTAGAATGGAAGCCATGATAAAGAAGATTCCTCTGATTAGTGTTGAGGGGTCATGTTCTGTCGAACTGACTGATGAAGAAAAATCCCTGGCCACAAATCTCTCCTGCAAGTTTCATGGAGACTTCATTCTTGATAGCCTCCCTACAACTTTTGAAGATGCAGTAAGGACCTACCAAAAACTTCCACAACTTCTTGGAGAAGACGGAGTGGATGCCATCCCAGTGAAGGTCTGGCTGGTGCCCTTGACCAAATTTTCTTCTGAAATTGACAAGCTGGTCCGTGAAATCAGTATTTCTAGAGTGAGAAATATTCAAGACAACCTAGAGGAATTATATGAGTTGAGGAGGAGATGCAATGAAGCCACAGATGACAAAATTGTGAGACAATTTCCATTGCTTCATGATAGGATTAGCATTTTCCAGGAGATGTTTCAGGATTATATTCTGACTCTGCAACAAACAGTTAGCAAGAAACTTCCACTGATTCGGGGAGGTACAGAAGATGAAAGATCATTAGAGGAGATATTTGCAAGCAGGGCCAGGTCACCATTCAGCAATGACAATGTGAGCGCGTGGCTGGATGTCAT CAGACAGATCAGTGTGTTGAAGGCCTGCGTTGGCGTTATGGAGGGAACGCAGATCAAATTTGTTTCAAATCTGACAGAGTTAGATAGAGAAGTTTTTTCTGCACATGTAAAACATGccctgtgctttgttttcaccTCCCTCGGGTGCAACGATCTCTACCTTAAAATGTGGTCCGACTTTCTGGACTCGTCTAATCCGGAAATCACTCGGGATGTTGCGCCATCTAGTGAAGACCTGTGGTGTTTCTCTACTCGTGCCATAATCAGAATGAAACAGCAGGCCCAAGCTTTCAGTGAGATTGGCAATGCCCTGAAGAACAGCAGGTATGTCAGTTTCCTTGTAGGAGCCTTCATAAATGAGAAATACCAAGGATCAAGCATCTACTACTACCAGGAAGGCAGACTGGTTACTGAGGACTTTACATTTCCTCCCATGCCTTCTGTGGAGGATATCAAAGACAGACGGGACTTACTCTGGT ATGCCTGCGACCTCACCTTTGAGCCAAACTCAGCAAACTACAACCTCACTCTTTCCAACGACAACAGAAACGTGGAGTCTGGAAAACAGCATGGGTATCGCAATCACCCAGAGAGGTTCGACTGCCTGCAGCAGGTGTtctgcagagagaggctgacTGGCCGTCATTACTGGGAGGTGGAGTGGATCGGATACGTTCGTGCAGGCGTTTCATATGTAGCAACTGGGAGGAAAGGGACATCCCAAGACTGTATCATTGGACAGAATTGGAGCTCCTGGGCTTTAGACCACGACCCAGGAAAAGGATACAGTGCTAAACATGATGACACAAACGTCAGTGTCACCGTTTCCTCTCCTGGCTTTAAACGCCTTGGAGTGTATCTCGACTGGCTCGCTGGCACTCTGTCCTACTACATGGTCTCCTCCAATGAAGCGCACCACATTTACACCTTTCACTGCAAATTCACTGAGCCTGTTTATGCGGTCTTCCGTCTTGGGGCTGATAGTGACCACGGACAGGTCAGGTTGCTTTGA